A region of Zingiber officinale cultivar Zhangliang unplaced genomic scaffold, Zo_v1.1 ctg125, whole genome shotgun sequence DNA encodes the following proteins:
- the LOC122035886 gene encoding probable anion transporter 6: protein MELLKKMRFPKRYSIILLTFICTSVCYLEGIGFSIVYTAAADSIGVNQSSKGLILSVFYYGYVMSQVHGGLAAQYVGGRRVLLFSFLLWSLTCAFAPLDAGKVNMMVVARFLVGVAQGFIFPSIHTILAQWVPPHERSRSISLTTSGMYLGAAGGMLVLPSLVKYKGPQSVFMVESSLGIMWSFLWFRFSSDPVRSEHPKAAAGFGEHNLPVSREKKIPSAGNLRRFTKIPWKKIIFSLPIWAIVVNNFTFHYALYVLMNWLPTYFELGLQLSLQDMGSSKMIPYFNMFIFSNTGGILADHLITRRLLSVTKTRKLLNTIDFVIAALALMAIPLFRNPSWTIICSSISLGFLALGRAGFAVNHMDVAPRYAGIVMGVSNTAGTLAGIVGVGLTGRILEAAKSADMDLTSIECWKNVFLIPAYLCIFSSFFFLLFATCEKIFE, encoded by the coding sequence ATGGAACTGTTGAAGAAGATGAGATTTCCAAAGCGGTACAGTATCATTTTATTAACCTTTATCTGCACAAGTGTGTGCTATCTAGAGGGAATAGGATTTTCAATTGTGTACACAGCGGCTGCAGATAGCATTGGTGTGAATCAATCAAGCAAGGGTCTAATACTTTCGGTATTCTACTATGGATATGTTATGTCACAAGTGCATGGGGGTTTGGCTGCACAATATGTTGGAGGACGACGAGTTCTGCTGTTTTCGTTTTTGCTATGGTCGCTAACATGTGCATTTGCTCCACTAGATGCCGGCAAAGTGAATATGATGGTTGTTGCTCGCTTCCTTGTAGGTGTGGCACAAGGCTTTATATTCCCCTCCATTCACACAATTCTAGCACAATGGGTCCCTCCCCATGAGCGCTCGCGTTCTATTTCTCTTACGACATCCGGGATGTACCTAGGAGCAGCTGGTGGTATGCTTGTGTTGCCAAGTCTGGTAAAATACAAGGGACCTCAGTCAGTTTTCATGGTTGAATCATCTCTGGGTATCATGTGGTCATTTCTCTGGTTTAGGTTTTCTAGTGATCCAGTTCGTTCCGAACATCCCAAAGCTGCTGCAGGTTTCGGAGAGCACAACTTGCCTGtttcaagagaaaagaaaatccCAAGTGCTGGAAACCTGAGGCGCTTCACTAAAATTCCTTGGAAGAAGATAATTTTCAGCTTACCGATTTGGGCAATCGTGGTAAACAACTTCACCTTTCACTACGCACTGTACGTACTAATGAATTGGTTGCCAACGTACTTTGAACTCGGCCTTCAGCTCAGTCTTCAGGACATGGGATCTTCTAAGATGATTCCTTACTTCAACATGTTCATCTTCTCAAACACAGGAGGGATTTTAGCTGATCACTTAATCACAAGAAGGCTCTTATCAGTGACCAAGACTCGGAAGCTTCTCAACACCATCGACTTTGTCATTGCAGCTCTTGCTCTAATGGCCATTCCACTATTCAGGAATCCCTCCTGGACTATCATATGCTCTTCGATTTCTCTTGGATTCTTAGCACTTGGAAGAGCCGGGTTCGCTGTAAATCACATGGACGTGGCTCCGCGATATGCAGGAATTGTTATGGGAGTTTCGAATACCGCCGGGACCTTAGCTGGTATCGTTGGCGTCGGGCTCACCGGAAGGATCTTGGAGGCCGCAAAGTCAGCAGATATGGATCTTACAAGCATAGAATGCTGGAAAAATGTCTTCTTGATCCCAGCCTATCTCTGCATatttagttctttcttttttttactaTTCGCAACATGTGAAAAGATTTTTGAGTAA
- the LOC122035869 gene encoding CRM-domain containing factor CFM9, mitochondrial-like: protein MQALRNLQRHCWKSVSLLGKRCYSHGITCLKTWPNNVHSVLPREVYCNSINQLGSTSGHRFMSTTRGRSMRSKVEKRMRRETGKTLKEIRRAKKIRKKLMTEEERLLYNLRRAKKKVGLLLQKLKKYELPELPPPRHDPELLTLEQLQAYKKIGFRNRNYVPVGVRGVFGVVQNMHLHWKFHETLQVCCDNFPREKIKEMATMIARLSGGIVVNIHDVKTIIMFRGRNYRQPKNLIPINTLTKRKALFKARFEQALESQKLNIKKIEQELRHKGVNPEDPIAMASIQRIATTFFRAIDEKQGTPYIFHGDKPSTAEIVDNLDVSIDVPSEDSDQEELDRFIPEIEDAADKEWEEEEAVEKEELSRIRYWGKDDMGRSSRAPNWRSDNSEDEDRAHVRRWNGTSTGLGNTERKNWDSDNDMSAASEDEWDYDDQVSDAAIDVDRHNSYSKDRTRERETNNIKQRKSRASPKEYLRDRASIETRWREHEDINLDSDVLGDSEDAVGESEDEDEHNFVESTMGPYDYLSNEDSEDSDSGSRQKISALDEKKGDERWDSD from the exons ATGCAGGCTCTCAGAAACTTACAAAGACACTGCTGGAAAAGTGTTTCACTTCTCGGAAAGAG GTGTTATTCACATGGGATTACATGCTTGAAAACGTGGCCGAATAATGTGCACTCAGTGCTGCCTAGAGAAGTTTATTGTAATTCTATCAACCAGTTGGGTTCAACTTCTGGGCATCGATTTATGTcgacaacaagaggaagaagcatgCGGAGCAAGGTGGAGAAGAGAATGCGAAGAGAAACAGGAAAAACTTTAAAAGAGATCAGACGtgcaaaaaaaataagaaagaagtTAATGACAGAAGAGGAAAGGCTACTATACAACTTACGTAGA GCCAAGAAAAAGGTGGGATTGCTTCTTCAAAAGCTCAAAAAATATGAATTGCCAGAGTTACCACCTCCTCGGCATGATCCTGAGCTTCTTACTCTTGAGCAGCTTCAGGCTTATAAGAAGATAGGTTTCAGAAATAGAAATTATGTTCCTGTTGGAGTTCGTGGGGTCTTTGGAGTAGTTCAAAACATGCATCTCCATTGGAAGTTTCATGAGACTCTGCAAGTTTGTTGTGACAATTTTCCTAGGGAAAAAATCAAAGAAATGGCAACCATGATAGCAAGATTAAGTGGCGGCATTGTTGTTAATATACACGATGTGAAAACCATTATTATGTTTCGTGGACGAAATTACAGACAACCAAAGAATCTGATACCAATCAACACCCTGACTAAAAGGAAG GCCCTATTCAAAGCCAGATTTGAGCAGGCTCTTGAATCTCAAAAGTTGAACATCAAAAAAATTGAGCAAGAGCTAAGACACAAGGGTGTCAATCCAGAGGACCCAATTGCCATGGCTAGCATTCAGAGAATTGCGACTACATTTTTTAGGGCTATTGATGAGAAACAAGGAACTCCATATATATTCCATGGGGATAAACCATCCACAGCAGAAATTGTTGATAATCTAGATGTGTCTATTGATGTACCTTCTGAGGACAGTGACCAGGAGGAACTTGACCGCTTTATTCCAGAGATTGAAGATGCTGCAGACAAAGAGTGGGAAGAGGAGGAAGCGGTAGAGAAAGAGGAACTTTCAAGAATTAGGTATTGGGGAAAAGATGACATGGGTCGGTCAAGCAGGGCACCAAATTGGAGAAGTGATAATTCAGAAGATGAGGATAGGGCTCATGTAAGGCGTTGGAATGGTACTTCTACTGGATTGGGAAATACAGAGAGGAAAAATTGGGATAGTGACAATGACATGTCGGCAGCTTCAGAAGATGAGTGGGATTATGATGACCAAGTGAGTGATGCTGCAATTGATGTTGATAGACATAACTCCTATAGTAAAGACAGGACTCGAGAAAGAGAGACAAATAACATAAAACAGAGAAAAAGCAGGGCTTCCCCAAAGGAATATTTGAGAGATAGAGCTAGTATAGAAACCAGATGGAGGGAACATGAAGATATCAACCTAGACAGTGATGTTTTGGGAGATTCAGAAGATGCGGTTGGGGAatcagaagatgaggatgaaCACAATTTTGTGGAATCAACAATGGGCCCTTATGATTATCTCAGCAATGAAGATTCAGAAGACAGCGATAGCGGGAGTAGACAGAAGATAAGTGCGCTTGATGAGAAAAAGGGTGATGAAAGATGGGATAGTGATTAA